The following DNA comes from Thermococcus piezophilus.
CTCCTCACCGCCGAACTCCTTGTTCACCTGGTTCTTCAGGAACTCGTAGGCCTCGAAGCCGAAGAGAACGACATCTGGCTCGTAACCGTCGAGCGTGAGCTCGTTGGCCTTCTCCTCAATGAGGCTGAGAATCTTAATCAGCTCTCCCCGCATACCATCACCAGGGACAGTTAGAAAAAAGACTTAAAAAGCCTTCCTCAAAGGCCAAAGGCACCCTTGATGCCGTTGAGTATCATCTGCACTGCCATAGATGTCAGAATTAGGCCCATCATCCTCGTCATGACTTTGATTCCAACCCTCCCAAGCTTGTCTTTATCCTATTGGCTGAACATAGTACGAGCCAAACGGTGAAACCTATCGCGACT
Coding sequences within:
- a CDS encoding family 4A encapsulin nanocompartment shell protein, with the protein product MRGELIKILSLIEEKANELTLDGYEPDVVLFGFEAYEFLKNQVNKEFGGEEEVLELSGMKVRLLDELGKDAVVVDSKALGLGLGGAKRFKVLE